CATGTTCTGTGGCTTTAGCTGCCATCTCCTCAAATTTTTCACTGTCTATCTCTGCCTGGGATAATCTTGTAGGCATATCTATGGATGTGAAGAACTCCTCCATCCTCTTGATTCCCTCCAAAACTACAGCCTCCGGGTCATTGAAATTCATATCAACATTCCATACACGGATAGCAAACTGTACAAACCTGTCTATATTGGATCTATACACATACTTCATCCATGCCGGTAATATGATAGCTAACCCTGCCCCATGGGTGATATCATATATTCCGCTGAGCTCATGCTCTATCCCGTGGGAGGCCCAGTCCGATTCCCTTCCCATATCCAATAAGTTGTTATGTGCTATAGTGGAAGAGATCATAATCTCAGCACGGGCATTATAGTCCTCCGGAAAATCCAAGGCTTTAGGAGTATTTAAAATCACTGTTTTTAACACAGCCTCCGATAACCGATCTGTTAATTCTACATGTTTTTCATTGGTAAAATACCTCTCTAAAACATGAGCCATAATATCTACTGCCCCTGCTCCTGTCTGATAACCGGGTAAGGTATATGTAAGTTCAGGATTCATAATCGCAAATTTAGGTCTTATGACATTTCCTCCAAATGATTTTTTATACCAGCCCTCTTCATTTGTAATAACTGTACCGCTGCTGGCCTCACTTCCAGCTGCAG
This portion of the Psychrilyobacter piezotolerans genome encodes:
- a CDS encoding iron-containing alcohol dehydrogenase produces the protein MLNFNFQNTTEIIFGKGVETQVGKKAAEYGKKVLLHYGGTSLKKFGLYDKIIKNLKDEGIEIFELGGVLPNPRLSLVKEGIKICKDNDIDFILAVGGGSAIDSAKAIGAGVKYDGDVWDFFEGKVTVSETLPLGVVLTIPAAGSEASSGTVITNEEGWYKKSFGGNVIRPKFAIMNPELTYTLPGYQTGAGAVDIMAHVLERYFTNEKHVELTDRLSEAVLKTVILNTPKALDFPEDYNARAEIMISSTIAHNNLLDMGRESDWASHGIEHELSGIYDITHGAGLAIILPAWMKYVYRSNIDRFVQFAIRVWNVDMNFNDPEAVVLEGIKRMEEFFTSIDMPTRLSQAEIDSEKFEEMAAKATEHGTLGNFVKLTKEDIVNIYRLAE